A part of Lolium rigidum isolate FL_2022 unplaced genomic scaffold, APGP_CSIRO_Lrig_0.1 contig_34399_1, whole genome shotgun sequence genomic DNA contains:
- the LOC124681141 gene encoding uncharacterized protein LOC124681141 has translation MAGSFPGKLMVRAREGHPSLLVNVVAAHPSRPCGTGSMCVELDQLVLPNSLQAKAMALTLSANFYHKPLLIFPEHPEPAAFSRLTELSLSNLKLQMHGFGEFLSSCFPQLTKLHLRSVHNMTGEQGLWPLILHMDMLEELKVNDVYQLALLQVVAAKLRLLTVVHCFRSLAALTTDTLVNISAPRLEVISWSGRFPKQLNFLTDARCVRRLSGLLVYWPSISRIEFSLHDLVHFLETCSGADRLDVFVDIPDGFKPSMFAREDFVERIPCLPNIRTLSLTIITILRLHSCPIGPSVFSFLRRCPNLTLLHIDLSTVHQFTRQDPHNLVFPDDDADTEAAKPCQGREYDPRKAHKEQLQLESLRKIRISGFVGTDPEMELADLLFGVGATLPALERISISSFAQLSGRVDRIALKMKAQFPLTCGRWEISRWEEIIWTKNNNKH, from the exons ATGGCGGGATCTTTTCCTGGAAAATTGATGGTCCGCGCGCGCGAGGGGCATCCGTCACTCCTGGTCAACGTCGTCGCCGCGCACCCAAGTCGGCCCTGTGGAACAGGATCTATGTGCGTTGAGCTGGACCAGCTGGTTCTGCCAAACAGCTTGCAGGCCAAGGCCATGGCCCTGACCTTGAGCGCCAACTTCTATCACAAACCCTTGCTCATCTTCCCGGAGCACCCAGAACCTGCTGCATTCAGCCGGTTGACGGAGCTGAGCCTCTCGAATTTGAAACTGCAGATGCATGGGTTCGGCGAGTTCTTGTCATCATGCTTCCCTCAGCTAACCAAGCTGCACCTTCGCAGTGTACACAACATGACCGGGGAGCAGGGGCTGTGGCCGCTCATCCTTCACAtggacatgctcgaggagctcaaGGTCAACGACGTCTACCAACTTGCGCTGCTGCAGGTGGTTGCAGCCAAGCTCCGGTTGCTGACCGTGGTCCACTGCTTCAGGAGTTTGGCGGCGCTCACCACCGACACTCTGGTTAACATCTCGGCGCCGAGGCTGGAGGTGATCAGCTGGTCCGGCAGGTTCCCCAAGCAGCTCAACTTTCTCACCGACGCTCGATGCGTCCGCCGCTTGTCTGGCCTCCTTGTCTACTGGCCCAGCATATCGAGAATCGAATTCTCTTTGCATGATCTCGTGCATTTCCTTGAGACATGCTCTGGAGCTGACCGGTTAGATGTTTTTGTTGACATACCTGATGGATTCAAGCCATCCATGTTTGCAAGAGAG GACTTCGTGGAACGCATACCATGTCTTCCCAACATCAGGACACTCTCCTTGACGATCATCACAATTCTCCGGTTGCACAGCTGCCCAATTGGTCCAAGTGTCTTTTCTTTCCTTAGGCGATGCCCAAACCTAACTCTGCTGCACATTGATCTATCAACAGTACACCAGTTTACAAGGCAGGATCCACATAATCTTGTGTTTCCG GACGATGATGCCGATACTGAAGCTGCAAAGCCATGCCAAGGCCGCGAATATGATCCACGAAAAGCACATAAAGAACAACTGCAACTGGAATCTCTTCGGAAGATACGAATCAGTGGCTTTGTCGGAACGGATCCTGAGATGGAACTCGCCGATCTCCTGTTCGGTGTTGGAGCAACACTGCCGGCACTAGAGAGAATATCAATATCATCGTTTGCGCAGCTGAGTGGCCGTGTAGACAGGATTGCCCTGAAGATGAAGGCTCAGTTCCCTCTCACATGCGGGCGCTGGGAAATCTCCAGGTGGGAAGAAATCATATGGACCAAGAACAATAATAAACATTAA